One Rattus rattus isolate New Zealand chromosome 12, Rrattus_CSIRO_v1, whole genome shotgun sequence genomic window carries:
- the Tpt1 gene encoding translationally-controlled tumor protein has protein sequence MIIYRDLISHDELFSDIYKIREIADGLCLEVEGKMVSRTEGAIDDSLIGGNASAEGPEGEGTESTVVTGVDIVMNHHLQETSFTKEAYKKYIKDYMKSLKGKLEEQKPEREKLFMTGAAEQIKHILANFNNYQFFIGENMNPDGMVALLDYREDGVTPFMIFFKDGLEMEKC, from the exons ATGATCATCTACCGGGACCTCATCAGCC ATGACGAGCTGTTCTCCGACATCTACAAGATCCGGGAGATCGCGGACGGGCTGTGCCTGGAGGTGGAGGGCAAG ATGGTCAGTAGAACAGAGGGTGCCATCGATGATTCACTCATTGGTGGAAATGCTTCCGCTGAAGGTCCGGAGGGCGAAGGTACCGAAAGCACAGTAGTCACCGGTGTTGACATTGTCATGAACCATCACTTACAAGAAACCAGCTTCACAAAAGAGGCCTACAAAAAGTATATCAAAGACTACATGAAATC ACTCAAGGGCAAACTTGAagaacagaaaccagaaagagaaaagctTTTCATGACTGGAGCTGCAGAGCAAATTAAGCACATCCTTGCTAATTTCAATAACTACCAG TTTTTTATTGGTGAAAACATGAATCCAGATGGCATGGTTGCTCTCCTGGACTACCGTGAAGATGGAGTGACTCCATTCatgattttctttaaggatgGCTTAGAGATGGAAAAATGT TAA